From a region of the Corallococcus coralloides DSM 2259 genome:
- a CDS encoding vWA domain-containing protein codes for MFLPFFYELRKRGVKVGAQEALALAGALKAGLHDSSLDGFYHVARALLVHSETQLDAFDQAFLSHFQGVASDALKLTEELLSWLEEAKERTDLSPEELALLEQWDPEELRRQLEQRLKEQTERHDGGTRWVGTGGASAFGNNGAARQGVRIGGTGGRQGQALWQAGARKYAGYRDDLVLDTRQLAVALRKLRAFAREGVAEELDVDESIAATAKNAGELEVVTRPPRRPNTRVVLCMDVGGSMDPYAHLVSRLFSVASQATHFKELRTYYFHNCVYGKLYATPQLTGGITVPELTAQVGRHHKLVMVGDASMAPYELGIRTDANGQYRQEGLEGLTWLMQLAQHFERNVWLNPEPRGSWRSGTIAVIANVFPMFALTVEGLGEAVNHLTRGKTPRGAMARR; via the coding sequence ATGTTCCTGCCGTTCTTCTACGAGCTGCGAAAGCGCGGGGTGAAGGTGGGCGCGCAGGAGGCGCTCGCCCTGGCCGGGGCGCTGAAGGCCGGGCTGCATGACAGCAGCCTGGATGGGTTCTATCACGTGGCTCGCGCGCTCCTGGTGCACTCGGAGACGCAGCTGGATGCCTTTGACCAGGCGTTCCTCTCACACTTCCAGGGCGTCGCTTCCGACGCGCTGAAGCTCACCGAGGAGCTGCTGTCCTGGTTGGAGGAGGCCAAGGAGCGCACCGACCTGAGCCCGGAGGAGCTGGCGCTCCTGGAGCAGTGGGACCCCGAAGAGCTGAGGCGGCAGCTGGAGCAGCGGCTGAAGGAGCAGACCGAGCGCCACGACGGCGGCACGCGCTGGGTGGGCACCGGCGGCGCGTCTGCCTTTGGCAACAATGGCGCGGCCCGGCAGGGCGTGCGCATTGGCGGCACGGGCGGCCGTCAGGGCCAGGCGCTGTGGCAGGCCGGGGCTCGCAAGTACGCGGGCTACCGCGACGACCTGGTGCTGGACACGCGGCAGCTGGCGGTGGCGCTGCGCAAGCTGCGGGCCTTCGCGCGTGAGGGCGTGGCGGAGGAGCTGGACGTGGACGAGAGCATCGCCGCCACCGCGAAGAACGCGGGTGAGCTGGAGGTGGTGACGCGTCCGCCGCGCCGGCCCAACACGCGCGTGGTGCTGTGCATGGACGTGGGCGGGTCCATGGACCCGTACGCGCACCTGGTGAGCCGGCTGTTCAGCGTCGCCAGCCAGGCCACGCACTTCAAGGAGCTGCGCACCTACTACTTCCACAACTGCGTCTACGGGAAGCTGTACGCCACGCCGCAGCTGACGGGCGGCATCACCGTGCCGGAGCTCACCGCGCAGGTGGGAAGGCATCACAAGCTGGTGATGGTGGGCGATGCGTCCATGGCCCCGTATGAGCTGGGCATCCGCACGGATGCCAATGGCCAGTACCGCCAGGAGGGCCTGGAAGGGCTCACGTGGCTGATGCAACTGGCGCAGCACTTCGAGCGCAACGTGTGGCTCAACCCGGAGCCTCGCGGGTCGTGGCGCTCGGGGACCATCGCGGTCATCGCCAATGTGTTCCCCATGTTCGCCCTCACCGTGGAGGGATTGGGTGAGGCGGTGAACCACCTGACCCGGGGGAAGACGCCCCGCGGGGCGATGGCGCGGCGGTAA
- the truB gene encoding tRNA pseudouridine(55) synthase TruB translates to MTPGLYLTHKPVGATSFTTVRAFQEEAQATRPGRRTALVHGGTLDPFAEGLLLMLVGPATHLFEHLHAAPKVYEARVEWGTETDTGDLHGRPVHQGDATALTPERLDEALRPFLGWTEQVPPATSAKKLGGEPAYRKAHRGEAVDLPPSRVYLHTARWLSHDLPKASTLELTCRGGYYVRSLARDLGRALGCGAHLSALKRTAIGPWKDPGPGARIERHGRDLLPWTSSRALTDQDVGALRQGQSIAATPLQPPDWRLPPGYPEPTGPVRGFHQGKLTFLLTPRDGALWPETELRGGV, encoded by the coding sequence ATGACCCCCGGCCTCTACCTCACGCACAAGCCCGTGGGCGCCACCAGCTTCACCACCGTCCGCGCCTTCCAGGAGGAAGCGCAGGCAACGAGGCCCGGCCGCCGCACCGCGCTGGTCCACGGCGGCACGTTGGATCCGTTCGCGGAAGGGCTGCTGCTGATGCTGGTGGGCCCGGCCACGCACCTCTTCGAACACCTGCACGCGGCGCCCAAGGTCTACGAGGCCCGCGTGGAGTGGGGCACGGAGACGGACACCGGAGACCTGCACGGCCGCCCCGTGCACCAGGGAGACGCGACCGCGCTCACCCCCGAGCGCCTCGATGAAGCACTGCGTCCGTTCCTCGGCTGGACTGAACAGGTGCCCCCCGCCACCAGCGCGAAGAAGCTCGGAGGAGAGCCCGCCTACCGCAAGGCCCACCGGGGCGAAGCCGTGGACCTGCCTCCCTCGCGCGTGTACCTGCACACCGCACGCTGGCTGTCGCACGACCTGCCCAAAGCCAGCACGTTGGAACTCACCTGCCGGGGCGGCTACTACGTCCGCTCGCTGGCCCGGGACCTGGGACGCGCGCTCGGCTGCGGCGCGCACCTCTCCGCGCTGAAGCGCACGGCCATCGGTCCGTGGAAGGACCCCGGCCCCGGCGCTCGCATCGAACGGCACGGCCGCGACCTGCTCCCCTGGACGTCCTCGCGAGCGCTCACGGACCAGGACGTGGGCGCCCTGCGCCAGGGCCAGTCCATCGCGGCCACGCCGCTCCAGCCCCCGGACTGGCGCCTGCCCCCGGGCTACCCGGAGCCCACGGGTCCGGTGCGCGGCTTCCACCAGGGGAAGCTGACCTTCCTGCTCACCCCCAGGGACGGAGCCCTCTGGCCCGAGACAGAGCTGCGCGGAGGCGTCTAG
- a CDS encoding AAA family ATPase: MALTRLDIAGYRSVRQLHLELGPVTVVVGPNGSGKTNLYRALYLLAAAAEGRLARTLADEGGTPSVMWAGPRDAKKPVRLRVTVDLDDLTYELQCGLVPGPPPPTMFTLDPEVKEEHLWAHAGGRRLVLMERKDRTAFIRDADGKRITFPTELWGAESVMDQLAEPHRFPRLGEVQRTLSAWRFYHHFRTDPDALPRHPQVGVRTPVLASDGRDLAAALQTIWEIGDERALEQGIDDAFPGARLEVRAENGRFSLFLHMPGLSRPMAAPELSDGTLRYLCLLAALLSPRPPPFLALNEPETSLHPDLLEPLGRLIVRASEYSQVWVTTHAEALARVIADKTGTSPVHLEKQLGATTVKRNWNDE, translated from the coding sequence ATGGCCCTCACGCGTCTGGACATCGCAGGCTATCGCTCCGTGCGTCAGCTCCACCTGGAGCTGGGGCCGGTGACCGTGGTGGTGGGGCCCAACGGCAGCGGCAAGACGAACCTGTACCGCGCGCTGTACCTGCTCGCGGCGGCGGCGGAAGGCCGGCTCGCGCGCACGCTGGCGGATGAGGGTGGCACCCCGAGCGTGATGTGGGCAGGCCCCCGCGACGCCAAGAAGCCGGTGCGGCTGCGCGTGACGGTGGACCTGGACGACCTCACCTACGAGCTGCAATGCGGCCTGGTGCCCGGGCCTCCGCCCCCGACGATGTTCACCCTGGATCCGGAGGTGAAGGAGGAGCACCTCTGGGCGCACGCCGGAGGCCGGCGTCTGGTGTTGATGGAGCGCAAGGACCGCACGGCCTTCATCCGCGACGCGGACGGCAAGCGCATCACGTTCCCCACGGAGCTGTGGGGCGCGGAGTCGGTGATGGATCAGCTCGCCGAACCCCACCGCTTCCCCAGGCTGGGCGAGGTCCAGCGCACGCTGAGCGCGTGGCGCTTCTACCACCACTTCCGCACGGACCCGGACGCGCTGCCCCGGCACCCGCAGGTGGGCGTGCGCACGCCGGTGCTCGCGTCGGACGGGCGCGACCTCGCGGCGGCGCTCCAGACCATCTGGGAGATTGGCGACGAGCGCGCCCTGGAGCAGGGCATCGACGACGCCTTCCCCGGAGCGAGGCTGGAGGTGCGAGCGGAGAACGGCCGCTTCAGCCTCTTCCTGCACATGCCCGGCCTGTCGAGGCCCATGGCCGCACCCGAGCTGTCGGACGGGACGCTGCGCTACCTGTGCCTGCTGGCGGCGCTGCTCAGTCCCAGGCCGCCGCCGTTCCTCGCGCTGAACGAACCGGAGACCAGCCTGCATCCGGACCTGCTGGAGCCGCTGGGCCGGCTCATCGTGCGTGCCTCTGAATACAGCCAGGTCTGGGTGACGACGCACGCGGAAGCGCTGGCGCGAGTCATCGCGGACAAGACGGGCACCTCACCCGTGCACCTGGAGAAGCAGCTGGGCGCGACGACGGTGAAGCGGAACTGGAACGACGAATGA
- a CDS encoding LVIVD repeat-containing protein, with amino-acid sequence MTSSLRLLGTGLFACALSLSGCSHNDSVPGPSEPKPKPPVELTDYIDVVPNEPCMDASYAKPSANCSDPASFNLTGCDLKAVGALEPSGVYQAIFRYNAASAFGTGFRLDTTPSFLGDPLVRNEVGPQGFFITGEIMNSQLRLQRYALAGCRVPAPGHITGCFVRCTDGVPDYSGTFHAQRMNLSQETDTGATDMRLVSESAIPEGDPVDVYVTKGHAYVVSLPRGTKEAGGLNVFNVADPAHPTLVARVSLPNDNYWNGVWAKGDALYVASADSGVIVYDISNPASPQYVRALPGGAIDVHTVFVDGDRLYAMSPSPNGETLVFNVASPLEPQLLSRISVPREAGVSYPHDAFAYQDRLYVNHTRTGYVVMDVTRPDVTPVLGRYAFDGQYSHANAVGTINGRTIAFEGGERFGAHLRVLDVTDPAKIRLIGEVKKRPQTSIHNMVLVGTRLYVAWYHEGVRVFDVAEPEHPKEIAAFDSFQEAHPRSTDSLYQGAIGIRVPGDGHVYVVDLSRGLLVLAEP; translated from the coding sequence ATGACGTCTTCCCTCCGCCTCCTGGGCACGGGCCTGTTCGCATGCGCCCTGTCCCTGTCCGGCTGTAGCCACAATGACTCCGTCCCGGGACCGTCGGAGCCGAAGCCGAAGCCACCCGTCGAGCTCACCGACTACATCGACGTGGTCCCCAACGAGCCCTGCATGGACGCGAGCTACGCGAAGCCGAGCGCGAACTGCTCCGACCCGGCCAGCTTCAACCTGACCGGCTGTGACCTGAAGGCGGTGGGTGCCCTGGAGCCCTCCGGCGTCTACCAGGCCATCTTCCGCTACAACGCCGCGAGCGCGTTCGGCACGGGCTTCCGCCTGGACACCACCCCCAGCTTCCTGGGCGACCCCCTGGTGCGCAACGAGGTGGGCCCCCAGGGGTTCTTCATCACCGGGGAGATCATGAACTCCCAGCTCCGGTTGCAGCGGTACGCGCTCGCGGGCTGCCGCGTGCCCGCGCCCGGCCACATCACCGGCTGCTTCGTGCGCTGCACCGACGGCGTGCCGGACTACTCCGGCACCTTCCACGCCCAGCGGATGAACCTGAGCCAGGAGACGGACACCGGCGCCACGGACATGCGCCTCGTCTCCGAGTCCGCCATCCCGGAGGGAGACCCCGTGGACGTCTACGTCACCAAGGGCCACGCCTACGTGGTGTCCCTGCCTCGGGGCACGAAGGAGGCCGGAGGCCTGAACGTCTTCAACGTGGCGGACCCGGCCCACCCCACGCTCGTCGCCCGCGTGAGCCTGCCCAATGACAACTACTGGAACGGCGTCTGGGCCAAGGGCGACGCGCTCTACGTCGCCAGCGCCGACTCCGGCGTCATCGTCTACGACATCTCCAACCCGGCCAGCCCCCAGTACGTGCGCGCGCTGCCCGGCGGCGCCATCGACGTGCACACCGTGTTCGTGGACGGCGACCGGCTGTACGCCATGTCCCCGTCCCCCAACGGGGAGACGCTGGTGTTCAACGTGGCCTCGCCGCTGGAGCCCCAGCTGCTCAGCCGCATCTCCGTGCCGCGAGAGGCAGGCGTCAGCTACCCGCACGACGCGTTCGCCTACCAGGACCGGCTCTACGTCAACCACACGCGCACCGGCTACGTCGTCATGGACGTCACCCGCCCGGACGTGACGCCCGTGCTGGGCAGGTATGCCTTCGACGGCCAGTACAGCCACGCGAACGCGGTGGGCACCATCAACGGGCGCACCATCGCCTTCGAGGGCGGCGAGCGCTTCGGCGCGCACCTGCGCGTGCTGGACGTCACCGACCCGGCGAAGATCCGCCTCATCGGCGAGGTGAAGAAGCGCCCGCAGACGTCCATCCACAACATGGTGCTGGTGGGCACGCGGCTCTACGTGGCCTGGTACCACGAAGGCGTGCGCGTCTTCGACGTGGCCGAACCCGAGCACCCGAAGGAGATCGCCGCCTTCGACTCCTTCCAGGAAGCGCACCCGCGCAGCACCGACAGCCTCTACCAGGGGGCCATCGGCATCCGCGTGCCGGGCGACGGGCACGTGTACGTCGTGGACCTGTCGCGCGGGCTGCTGGTGCTGGCGGAGCCGTGA
- a CDS encoding AAA family ATPase has translation MTPVPTPVRFRGTDSYLTSEGLQAAVNCALTLQRPLLVKGEPGTGKTLLAEAIAQGLGLKLLTWHVKSTTRAQDGLYVYDTVQRLYDSRFGDGDVRDIRRYIRMGPLGEAFASPERVVLLIDEVDKADLEFPNDLLHELDRMRFRISETNDEVVAKHRPVVLITSNNEKELPDAFLRRCVFHFIDFPERELMQRIVDVHHPGLDSALADQALKVFYELRAMTRLRKRPSTSELIDWISVLKANGVVELKLEEQLPFLGALLKKEQDLVAVAEAFGRGRRTRA, from the coding sequence ATGACTCCGGTCCCCACTCCTGTTCGCTTCCGCGGCACCGACTCCTACCTCACGAGCGAAGGCCTGCAGGCGGCCGTCAATTGCGCCCTCACGCTCCAGCGCCCCCTGCTGGTCAAGGGCGAGCCCGGCACGGGCAAGACGCTGCTGGCGGAAGCGATTGCCCAGGGACTGGGATTGAAGCTGCTCACCTGGCACGTGAAGAGCACCACGCGCGCGCAGGACGGCTTGTATGTCTACGACACCGTGCAGCGGCTGTATGACTCGCGCTTCGGAGACGGGGACGTGCGAGACATCCGGCGATACATCCGCATGGGGCCGCTGGGTGAGGCGTTCGCCTCTCCGGAGCGCGTGGTGCTGCTCATCGACGAAGTGGACAAGGCGGACCTGGAGTTCCCCAACGACCTGCTCCACGAGCTGGACCGGATGCGCTTCCGCATCTCCGAGACCAACGACGAGGTCGTGGCGAAGCACCGCCCCGTGGTGCTCATCACCAGCAACAACGAGAAGGAATTGCCTGACGCGTTCCTGCGCCGGTGCGTGTTCCACTTCATCGACTTCCCGGAGCGCGAGCTCATGCAGCGCATCGTGGATGTGCACCACCCGGGGCTGGACTCCGCGCTGGCGGACCAGGCGCTCAAGGTCTTCTACGAGCTGCGCGCGATGACGCGCCTGCGCAAGCGGCCCTCCACGAGCGAGCTCATCGACTGGATTTCCGTGCTCAAGGCCAACGGCGTCGTGGAGTTGAAGCTGGAGGAGCAGCTGCCGTTCCTGGGCGCGCTGCTCAAGAAGGAGCAGGACCTGGTGGCGGTGGCGGAAGCCTTCGGACGCGGCCGGCGGACGCGCGCTTAA
- the tkt gene encoding transketolase produces MTTEKIDTQAINTIRTLSMDAVEKAHSGHPGAPMALAPVAYQLWQQELRYDPATPNWPDRDRFILSNGHASMLLYSLLHLAGVKRVKDAKVLDVPAVSLDDIRNFRQLDSATPGHPEYHWTTGVETTTGPLGAGVSNSVGMAIASKWLGAHFNKPGFDLFTHDVYALCGDGDMMEGVASEAASLAGHLKLPNLCWIYDSNHISIDGSTDLAFTEDVGRRFEGYGWRVLKVTDANDLDALSKAYKSFKDERGKPTLIIVNSFIGFGSPKKQGSASAHGEPLGADEIKATKKAYGWPEDAQFLVPDGVRERFQERMGARGKALHDAWEKSLADYRKQHPELARELDALLKRELPEGWDKELPVFPADAKGMATRESGGKVLNALAKNYPWLVGGSADLNPSTKTYISSSTSLKPGEYSGRNIHFGVREHAMGSVVNGLNLSHVRGYGATFLIFSDYERPAMRLSSLMEIPSIHIFTHDSIGLGEDGPTHQPVEQLMSLRAVPGNIVLRPGDANEVTEAWRYIAQQQHHPVVLVLSRQPVPTLDRTKFAPASGVAKGAYTLLEAEGGTPDVILIGTGTEVALVVEAAEKLKAEGVKARVVSMPSWELFEQQPQDYQDSVLPPGVKARVAVEKGAAFGWERWTGHTGSIIGMRSFGASAPIKALQQKFGFTVENVVKEAHATIAKAKKH; encoded by the coding sequence ATGACGACCGAGAAAATCGATACCCAGGCAATCAACACCATCCGCACGCTGTCCATGGACGCGGTGGAGAAGGCCCACTCCGGCCACCCGGGCGCGCCCATGGCGCTGGCTCCCGTGGCCTACCAGCTGTGGCAGCAGGAGCTGCGGTACGACCCGGCCACGCCGAACTGGCCGGACCGCGACCGCTTCATCCTGTCCAACGGCCACGCGTCCATGCTGCTCTACAGCCTGCTGCACCTGGCCGGCGTGAAGCGCGTGAAGGACGCCAAGGTCCTGGACGTCCCGGCCGTGTCCCTGGACGACATCCGCAACTTCCGCCAGCTGGACTCCGCCACCCCGGGCCACCCGGAGTACCACTGGACCACCGGCGTGGAGACCACCACCGGCCCCCTGGGCGCGGGCGTCTCCAACAGCGTGGGCATGGCCATCGCCAGCAAGTGGCTGGGCGCCCACTTCAACAAGCCCGGCTTCGACCTGTTCACCCATGACGTCTACGCCCTGTGCGGCGACGGCGACATGATGGAGGGCGTGGCGTCCGAGGCCGCCTCGCTCGCGGGCCACCTGAAGCTGCCCAACCTGTGCTGGATCTACGACAGCAACCACATCTCCATCGACGGCAGCACCGACCTGGCCTTCACGGAGGACGTGGGCCGCCGCTTCGAGGGCTACGGCTGGCGCGTGCTCAAGGTCACCGACGCCAACGACCTGGACGCGCTGTCCAAGGCCTACAAGTCCTTCAAGGACGAGCGCGGCAAGCCCACGCTCATCATCGTCAACTCGTTCATCGGCTTCGGCTCGCCCAAGAAGCAGGGCTCCGCCAGCGCGCACGGCGAGCCCCTGGGCGCAGACGAAATCAAGGCCACCAAGAAGGCCTACGGCTGGCCCGAGGACGCGCAGTTCCTGGTGCCCGACGGCGTGCGCGAGCGCTTCCAGGAGCGCATGGGCGCTCGCGGCAAGGCGCTGCACGACGCGTGGGAGAAGTCACTCGCGGACTACCGCAAGCAGCACCCGGAGCTGGCGCGCGAGCTGGACGCGCTGCTCAAGCGCGAGCTGCCCGAGGGCTGGGACAAGGAGCTGCCGGTGTTCCCCGCGGACGCGAAGGGCATGGCCACCCGTGAGTCCGGCGGCAAGGTGCTCAACGCGCTGGCGAAGAACTACCCGTGGCTCGTCGGCGGCTCCGCGGACCTGAACCCGTCCACGAAGACGTACATCTCTTCCTCCACGTCGTTGAAGCCGGGTGAGTACTCGGGCCGCAACATCCACTTCGGTGTGCGCGAGCACGCGATGGGCTCCGTGGTCAACGGCCTCAACCTGAGCCACGTGCGCGGCTACGGCGCCACGTTCCTCATCTTCAGTGACTACGAGCGCCCCGCCATGCGCCTGTCGTCCCTGATGGAGATTCCGTCCATCCACATCTTCACGCACGACTCCATTGGCCTGGGCGAGGACGGCCCCACGCACCAGCCGGTGGAGCAGCTGATGTCCCTGCGCGCGGTGCCGGGCAACATCGTGTTGCGCCCCGGCGACGCCAACGAGGTGACCGAGGCGTGGCGCTACATCGCGCAGCAGCAGCACCACCCGGTGGTGCTCGTGCTGTCGCGCCAGCCGGTGCCCACGCTGGACCGCACGAAGTTCGCTCCCGCGTCCGGCGTGGCCAAGGGCGCGTACACGCTGCTGGAGGCGGAGGGCGGCACGCCGGACGTCATCCTCATCGGCACGGGCACGGAGGTGGCGCTGGTGGTGGAGGCCGCGGAGAAGCTCAAGGCCGAGGGCGTGAAGGCGCGCGTGGTGAGCATGCCGTCGTGGGAGCTGTTCGAGCAGCAGCCCCAGGACTACCAGGACAGCGTGCTGCCCCCGGGCGTGAAGGCTCGCGTCGCGGTGGAGAAGGGCGCGGCGTTCGGCTGGGAGCGCTGGACGGGACACACGGGCAGCATCATCGGCATGCGCAGCTTCGGTGCCTCCGCCCCCATCAAGGCGCTGCAGCAGAAGTTCGGCTTCACCGTGGAGAACGTGGTGAAGGAAGCGCACGCCACCATCGCCAAGGCGAAGAAGCACTGA
- a CDS encoding response regulator has translation MSTARNDKTLLFLEDDRDLQALVCTFLRDRGYQVTPARTAAEAREVLQSKPVDAAIVDGLLPGMTGADFIRELRKTKPDLPVLFASAFWKDLKSHELLTRQLGVARVVHKPYRPEELAVWLEQLFAVAPPPPPPQESQDEEDAEPVDDFAASLALLSADYGAKLPERLATLQALLGKGRHGDAAAMEEAYSVVHKLHGTAGSYGFRDVSITAGALEDVLRPVKTGGTLDWARVDAGFRALEDRVSLPVLAPEPEQAVVAAMGTLLVVDEDAAVLADARRMGEREGVRVVTASTPQEACAAVEKQWVDGALLHMGGAGLATASALRAMEGHQSLPLAFSSTSGGLQERVNAAHAGASLFLPRPFTQQDFATAAERLVATRRLERAKVMVVDDDPEAVRALSQALVSDAVEVVGLENAYGLLDALAQHRPDLLLLDVQMPGPSGFDLCRILRLTPEWQELPILLITAQVGLEFRLAAFQAGADDYLAKPVLKEELRARVHARLERARLSRERTERDALTGLMLRRPFVEAVATRLSEARRSEKPLALCFLDVDHFKKVNDQHGHLAGDRVLMRLGRLLGARFRREDLRARWGGEEFVVALLGETPESAKEILSRTAEELSAMTFEGDTGDTFHVTFSAGLAVAPGDGTTLDELLRVADARLYRAKENGRNRIETE, from the coding sequence ATGAGCACCGCGCGCAATGACAAGACGCTCCTCTTCCTGGAGGACGACCGCGACCTCCAGGCCCTGGTCTGCACCTTCCTGCGGGACAGGGGCTACCAGGTGACCCCCGCGCGCACCGCCGCCGAAGCGCGCGAGGTGCTCCAATCCAAGCCGGTGGACGCCGCCATCGTGGACGGCCTCTTGCCGGGCATGACGGGCGCGGACTTCATCCGCGAGCTGCGCAAGACGAAGCCGGACCTGCCGGTGCTCTTCGCGTCCGCCTTCTGGAAGGACCTGAAGAGCCACGAGCTGCTCACGCGCCAGCTGGGCGTGGCGCGCGTGGTGCACAAGCCCTACCGGCCGGAGGAGCTGGCGGTGTGGCTGGAGCAGCTCTTCGCGGTGGCACCGCCGCCGCCCCCTCCGCAGGAGTCCCAGGACGAGGAGGACGCGGAGCCCGTGGACGACTTCGCGGCCAGCCTGGCCCTCCTGAGCGCGGACTACGGCGCGAAGCTGCCGGAGCGGCTGGCCACGCTCCAGGCCCTGCTCGGCAAGGGACGCCACGGCGACGCGGCGGCCATGGAAGAGGCCTACAGCGTCGTGCACAAGCTGCACGGCACCGCGGGCAGCTACGGCTTCCGCGACGTGAGCATCACGGCGGGCGCGCTGGAGGACGTGCTCCGTCCGGTGAAGACCGGGGGCACGCTGGACTGGGCCCGGGTGGACGCGGGCTTCCGCGCGCTGGAGGACCGGGTGTCGCTGCCGGTCCTCGCCCCGGAGCCGGAGCAGGCCGTCGTCGCCGCCATGGGCACGCTGCTCGTGGTGGACGAGGACGCGGCCGTGCTCGCGGACGCGCGCCGGATGGGCGAGCGCGAAGGGGTGCGCGTGGTGACGGCCTCCACGCCCCAGGAGGCCTGCGCCGCCGTGGAGAAGCAGTGGGTGGACGGGGCGCTCCTGCACATGGGAGGGGCGGGGCTCGCCACCGCGAGCGCGCTGCGCGCGATGGAGGGCCACCAGTCCCTGCCGCTGGCCTTCTCCAGCACGAGCGGAGGCCTGCAGGAGCGCGTGAACGCGGCGCACGCGGGCGCGTCGCTGTTCCTGCCCAGGCCCTTCACCCAGCAGGACTTCGCCACCGCGGCGGAGCGGCTGGTGGCCACGCGCCGGCTGGAGCGCGCGAAGGTGATGGTGGTGGATGACGACCCGGAGGCGGTGCGCGCCCTCTCCCAGGCGCTGGTGAGCGACGCCGTGGAGGTCGTGGGGCTGGAGAACGCCTATGGCCTGCTGGACGCGCTCGCGCAGCACCGCCCGGACCTGCTGCTCCTGGACGTGCAGATGCCCGGGCCCAGCGGGTTTGATTTGTGCCGCATCCTGCGCCTGACGCCGGAGTGGCAGGAGCTGCCCATCCTGCTCATCACCGCGCAGGTGGGGCTGGAGTTCCGGCTGGCCGCGTTCCAGGCCGGCGCGGACGACTACCTGGCCAAGCCCGTGCTGAAGGAGGAGCTGCGCGCCCGCGTGCACGCGCGGCTGGAGCGGGCGCGGCTGTCGCGCGAGCGCACGGAGCGAGACGCGCTCACCGGCCTGATGCTGCGCCGTCCCTTCGTGGAGGCGGTGGCCACGCGGCTGTCGGAGGCGCGCCGGAGCGAAAAGCCGCTGGCGCTGTGCTTCCTGGACGTGGACCACTTCAAGAAGGTGAACGACCAGCACGGCCACCTCGCGGGGGACCGCGTGCTGATGCGGCTGGGACGGCTCTTGGGGGCGCGCTTCCGCCGTGAGGACCTGCGCGCCCGCTGGGGCGGTGAGGAGTTCGTCGTCGCGCTGCTGGGCGAGACGCCGGAGAGCGCGAAGGAGATCCTCTCCCGCACGGCGGAGGAGCTGTCCGCGATGACCTTCGAAGGCGACACGGGCGACACCTTCCACGTCACCTTCAGCGCGGGGCTCGCGGTGGCGCCGGGTGACGGCACCACCCTGGACGAGCTGCTGCGCGTCGCCGACGCCCGGCTCTACCGGGCGAAGGAGAACGGCCGCAACCGCATCGAAACGGAGTGA
- a CDS encoding GNAT family N-acetyltransferase yields the protein MAPPDLKTVELTPELWPDLEKLFGPNGACGGCWCMYWRIPEGERYDDVRGPEARRRFKALVASGEAKGVLAYADGEPVGWATFGPRRHFSRLDRAPSFKCDDADAVTSVPCFFIHRSWRNQGVATALLAAVEAAVRREGAATLEGYPVKPPKGSARISNGMAYTGTLPFFLKRGYVHVADRPAGKQRVRKALRPARRK from the coding sequence ATGGCCCCACCCGACCTGAAGACCGTGGAGCTCACCCCGGAGCTCTGGCCCGACCTGGAGAAGCTCTTCGGCCCCAACGGCGCCTGTGGCGGCTGCTGGTGCATGTACTGGCGCATCCCGGAGGGCGAGCGCTACGACGACGTGCGAGGCCCTGAAGCCAGGCGCCGCTTCAAGGCCCTGGTCGCGAGCGGAGAGGCGAAGGGCGTCCTCGCCTACGCGGACGGCGAACCCGTGGGCTGGGCCACCTTCGGCCCGCGCCGTCACTTCTCGCGCCTGGACCGGGCCCCCAGCTTCAAGTGCGACGACGCGGACGCCGTCACCTCCGTGCCCTGCTTCTTCATCCACCGGAGCTGGCGCAACCAGGGCGTGGCCACCGCGCTGCTCGCCGCCGTGGAGGCCGCGGTGCGTCGCGAAGGCGCAGCGACCCTCGAAGGCTATCCGGTGAAACCGCCCAAGGGCTCCGCGCGTATCAGCAACGGCATGGCCTACACGGGCACGCTCCCGTTCTTCCTCAAGCGAGGCTACGTCCACGTCGCGGACCGTCCCGCCGGCAAGCAGCGCGTGCGCAAGGCGCTCAGGCCCGCGCGCCGGAAGTGA